AGTCTGACAGCAGCTGGCCCCTGGCTGCTCCAGCTGCTGCCCTTGCCTCCACCCCCAGGCCAGTCCAGAGTGTGGCTAGAATTGAAGCTGCCATCGCAGTTCCCAGTGTGACTTTGGCATAAAGGTTAATCACACCCGGAAAATGCTTATTAGACACCATAAATAACTATGTTGCTGAAGCTCACTTTGGTCTTTAAGGCACAAAAGTGCAATTTCCCTTGATGGGATGATCTGGTAATTAACCTTTCAGAGAGGGTCCTGAAGGGCCGCTGGAGGCACCAGGGGCCACCCTCACCTCCCCAAAGTTCATGAGAAGCAAGGAGAAGGCGGCATGCCTTCCCTCCCTCTACCTCTGATGCTCAGCCTGGGAGAGCCCTCAGAGTCCCAGGGAAACCTCCCGCAGGGGCCAGGGACCAAGCTGGCCCTGGGACAGAACCACGGCTGCAGCATTTGAGAACCATTCTTCATCAAGATCCCTCCCCCTTCTGCTGAGTTCTGAACCCCGGCCTGCCACTGACTGAGTGACTCTGAGCAAGTCAGCTGGCCCTTCAGAAAGCATCTTTATTTTCTGCATCACAGGGATGCCAGCCACCTgggggaaaagaggagagtgatgccttctgaaatttaaaatctaCTACAAGTGCCCATGTGGTCACTATCATGACTTGGTCACTCTGGGCCCCAGAATCTTGCTTGGCTAGTCTTGGTGCCCCTCCCAGCCTTGGGGGAAGGGCTGCAGCAAgaccctggcatgtggaagttccagggccaggggttgaaccacaTCCCAattgcaacctctgccacagctgaagcatgccagatccttaacccgctgtgccacatggggacttcctgtcctttgtttttttaaaccaccagATTACAGGATCTCACCAAGCCCCTTACTGTACTGGGATTGTACATTCAAGGAGTCCAGGACTCCTTAATTTGGAAAATGGGGAAGGAATTCAGAAAAGGCAGGCAAGGATGCGCgtgtgcacaaacacacacataccccacaCACCGAGAAGGAGAATAGCAAGGCAAGGTGTATGTGAGCGCAGGGGGATGGTGGAATTACAGGAGGGGTCAGTATAAGGTCACAGTATGGGAAGGATTCTTGAGGGAGGGGAGTTTGAAGGTGGCAGAGTGGGCACAGACTGTGAGAAGGAGatagagggcttttttttttttttttttttcttcttcaaaaatcATTTATCAGTTCTGGATCACAAAGTATAGGAGAGATGCCCTGTGACCCCTTGACTGCACCTGTTTCCACAGCACCTTTGCAGAAGAGCCCCCGACTCATGCTGCCCAGCCAGGCAGCCTCTCACCCCCTAACAGCTGCAGAGTATAGTATTCCCCCGCGGGGAAGTTTAGCAGATGCCCTGCACACAAAGTGGAGGCCCTTCCTCTTGGCTCACTCCTGGCAACACTGCACCTGCACAGCCCTTGGCCCTGTGCTTTTAGAAAGGCCTTTCTCCGCCAGCAGTGAACAAGGCCCCTCTGCTATACCCAAGCTCCTAAGCCCTAGGCTGCCCGTGGCCCCTGGAGGTCCCCCACATCCTAGGGTGGCAATGGAGGAAGGGCAGGCCAGGTGACACATGAAGAATAAACAGTCAATTTTATTGTGCTCAGACTAGGAATCCATGGGTTTTAAGGACCTCTGTGAATTTGTCAATCTTCTTCTCTATGTTCTTTTCGGCCTACTTCCATAGCCTCATGAACTGTTTCTTCTTTTGGTAATGGATCTtggccttctccttcctcttctccagggTGGCTGTAACCTCCTGGTACTTCCAGCCAACCTGATGAGCGAGGCACCCCAGGTAGGCAAACTTCCACGTAGGCTTCAGACGCACCACCTTGAGGGTGGCAGGAACCACCATCCGCTTTTTCTTGTCATAGGGTGGCGGGATCCCACCAAACACCTTGAGGCGGTCCAGGGCGGCCTGACGTCGCTTGGTCTTGTGGGGCAGCATGCCTCGCACCGTCCGCCAGAAGATGCGGCGGGACCTCGGTACGGGTTGGTGTTCATCCGCTTGCGGAAGAAGGCCAGGTACTTTAGTTTGTTTCTGAAAAAATTGCCAGAAATGTTGATGCCATCACAGCACGCAACCACCACCTGGGCCTACCCCCTCCACCATCTTCGGCAGCTGCCTGGGAAAGCAAGAGGGCTTTTCAAGTAAGGGGAAGGTCCTGAGTTTGTGGGGATGTCACAGGCCACCTGTGGAGGGGTTCGGTCACTGGGATGAAATGGCTCCCTCAGGCCTGGAGAGCCAAGGTGGATTCCCTAGCATCGACTTGTCATACCTGTCAGTTTCGTCATTTGTAGGTGCAGAAACTGATGGCCAGAGAAGGGCAGTGAGAGCCTAGAGGCACCCGTCTCTTCAGTAGGTGGGCGGTGAAGCTGGACCTGGCtgcttccctggcctgggagaccCTGACTTGGGGCCCAAAGAGTCCCTGAATCTCTCCAGTGTGGTCAAGATCGCAGCCTTTCCTGGTGACCGCCAGAGACAAGACCCCCAGTGAACACTGCCGCCTGCTGGCCAAGGAAGGAAGGTCCACTCCTCCTGGGTCCTACGGTCCCCTGGCTCCACAACTTGAATATCTGAGTATTCTGACTCTGTTTTGCTCCgcgctgggttttttttttttttcttccagatttattgagatgtaattaacatataacactgtaaatttaaggtgtacagtgtaatgatttgatacaaccatatattgcaaaatgatgaccATAATAAGGTTAggtaacatccatcatctcacagttacaattgggggggggggtgcgcatGTGTGTTGAGAACTGTTAAATCCACCCACTTAGCAACTTCCAAATACAcaacacagtattgttaactagaGTCACCATGCTCTCCATCACATCCTCAGAACGTATtcatcttataattggaagtttataccttttgaacCCCTTCGCCCATTCCTGCTCTACACTCTACTCCCAGCAACAGCCAATCTGTTCTGTTTCTCCGCGTacaacttttttagattccacctaaaAGTGAGaccatacggtatttgtctttcttggtttGACtaatttcactcagcataatgccgtcgaggttcatccatgttgtcacaaatggcaagatttccttcctttttatggtcgAAAACTATTCGAtagtatgtatataccacatccatccattcatccattgatagagatttaggttatttccacatcttggctgttgtacaCGATGCTGAGATGAACATGCGcatgcagatatctcttcaagctaatgatttcatttcccttggatacatacccagaagtggaattgctctatcatatggtagttctatttttaatatttgaggaatctccatactatttttcatagtggctgtaccaatttacattcccaccaacagtgcacaagtgttcccttttctccacatcctccccagcacGTATCCCTTGTCTGTCTtataatagtcattctaacagatgtgaggggATAtatcattgtgcttttgatttgcatttcccagatttAATTGCCTTGTTGATGGGGCTTGTTTTTGGTTTGAGGTGGggttgctattgagttgtatgagttccttacgTATTTGGGagattaaccccttatcagatatgtggttttcAAGGTATAACCTCTTTTAAGCAAAGCCAAGAGGAGAAAATCTAGATATGAAAAAGAGGAAGGGTCATAAATCAAAGATTTCTTTAGAAAGCTGGCTCCCCTGTTGGACTTTAAAACTAGGATCTggtttgcaaaaaaaataaaactatgcacAACCAACTCTTCTGAAACCTATGTGCCTACAGGGGATATATCTGTAGTGGAGGAATGACAACACGGGGGAAGTCCAGAGCCCACATGCAGTTGTGCAATTTCTGCCCTGCACAGAGGTGCCCAACGGAGGGGGGCTCTGGGGGCTACAATTGCAGGCTGTGCATTAGCAAAGCCGAAACCCTTGGGTAGTGCCTTTTTGCAGAGGTGCTCTAAAACCTAGTCAGGGTAAAGCTAGACTTGGGACAAAGGGTGGCAATGCAGGATGTCCTCTCTCAGCCTTCTTGACTGCCCAGGGCTTTTGCCCCCAGACCACCCTCTTTCCCCTACCCTGCCCCAGGCCAGCTCCTCCTCCATGGCCTCTTTCTAGAGTAACAACCTGTCGCCACCTCAGAGCAAACAGCCTGTGCTTTCCCCAAAGTGGGAGAGCAGTAAAAAATTACTCTATTCTAAGCAATAGAAATAATTTATTGTTACAATTAATTGACTTCAATAGCTATtgggcagagagaaaaaaatgggaaggaagaTCTTCTGCCTACATTTGTGGAAGGAGGGCACCCCTGGGTGCTCCTGCCTCCAGGTCTtctccctggggccctgggctcaGGGTGTACCCTGCCCCCCTTCTCTGCTACTTCACTCCTCTGCTCCCACAGCAAGGCCCCAGAGCAGAGGCAAACGAAGCCCGCTTCACCCACCCTAAGGGCAATGAGGACCTGAGAGACCTAGCTCTGGAGTTCACATGTGCCCCTCCAAGGGTCCCAGATATAGTGTCCAATCGGGTTATAAGCTCCCTGAAGCAGGTCTGTGTTTGGCTAATTTTGTACTCTGGGTGGGGCTTGGCACAGAGTGGGCCCCAATACCTGTtttttgaatgagtaaatgaataaatgactgaatgacCGAAGGGGTGGGGTTTTCACTTTCTTCTCCCGTTGATCATGGGATCCCACCAGGACATTTTGACAGGTCCCCTATTTCCTGCAtctctcccccctgccccctgggagCTCTCTTGGCCTGTCCTCCTGCACTGGTCTCCACCTTGGACTCCAGAAGACTGTGCTGAAGGAAAAAGTGTTTTGGGGTGCAAAGTGCAGGGCTGAGCTCCTGTTCTGATCTGACAAACTCATTACTCCCTGGTCCCCTTCCGCGCCGCAgtctcctcacctgtgaaatgaggaAGGTGGTGTTCCCTACACTCCTTTCCAGGTCTGAATATGCCCTGACTTCAGGGCTTACAGGGGAGCCGAAATTCGGACCTCTAACTTTGAGGCCAAAGAGATCCACACTGGAATCTTTTATCTGCCCCTTCCTGcctatatgaccttgggcaaatcattcaacatccctgagcctcagtttccccatctgtaaatggggCTAAAAAGGATGAGGTAGTTATATTCTAAAACTTCTGGAAAGAGTCAACAATACGGTGCAtttaggaagttcctgctgtggcagggggTGTTAAGACTCTGACTACCTCgcctggggttgctgtggagtttcgagttcaatccccagcccgctgcagtggattaaaggatctgacattgccgaagctgcagcataggtcgcagctgcagctcggattcaatccctggcccaggaattttttaatggtgcagccattaaaaaaacaaaaacaaaaaccatggtGCATTTAAAACACCATGGGACCAAACACATGGTAAGTTGTTAACCAACAGTAGTGATTACTATTACTCACCTATGTGCAAGGTGCTTCCTTCCTGACTGCATCTTTCTCCCCTAGAAGTGGTCCCCTGCACTCACTTTCCATCACCACTCTATTCTAGAGCCAGCAGCCCCCTGCCAAAGTAGAGTCTGCCTCAGTTGCTGATGCAGATTCGCTGAGCTGGGGAAGATGTGGGGGGGTGGGCGGGGCCCTGGAGCCCCACGCATCTCCCATCCTGGTCCAGTCTCCTTTTCAGTTCTCACACATTCTTtcactccccctctcccccaacccccagtgcACCTGTGGCCCAGGGAAGTTctgaggtcaggggtcagggacggaacctgcaccacaacagtaacctgagatgctgcagtgacaccgatggttccttaacctgctgtgccacaggggaactccctttctttccccctcttGATATGATTCGCTCATCAATATTTTCTCATAGCTCCTGCCTTGCCAGCCTCCCTGTCACCCTTCTACATACCTTTGTCTCCGTCTCTGTCCTGAGATCTCCATCCCTCCGTCTTCCCCAGCCTccattttctcctccctctccccttcctttcgTTTTTCTTCCTCTCAATTCCAGCTTTGATCGAAGACTTGCACACTGCCTGCCCCTGTGGTTTTTAACACTTAATTCTTCTCAACCGCAAGAAGTGGAGCCTTAACTATCTACCACACAGATGTTCCAGTGCCGGGACTGTACCCCTGGGCAGGTCAGCCTGTTTCCCTGCCTGTCCggcctcccttttttttttttttttcctgtctttttgccttttctagagctgcttcccacggcacatggaggttcccatgctaggagtctagtcggagctgtagccaccggcctacgccagagccacagcaacgcgggatccgagctgcgtctgcaacctaaaccacagctcacggccacaccagatccttaacccactgagcaaggccagggatcgaacccgaaacctcttggttcctagtcggattcgttaaccaccgagccaagtcaggaactccctggcctcccttcctAACCCCTACCCCTTCATGGATCCTCCAAAAGAGGCGGTTCAGGTTTCCTTTGCCTCTTGAACTCTAGCTCTGGGCTCCAGCCACGCTCCCCAAGAGCTGGCAGTGGAATTGGGGGTGGGTAGGCACCAGTGGGGTCCTGTCAGTGGGGGACTCAGGAAGGATGGAGTTTGGTTCTTGCCGGGGAGtggagcagagccagggctctgattcagcccctgtcCCCGGGAGCTGCTCAGTGGTGAACTGCAAGCAGCAACTAGACACCGGGAACCGGTCtgtgagggggtgggagaggcatCTGCTACTCTGGGAGACAGAGCCGAGGTGTTGGGGACAGCACGGAGACACCAGCCATGCAGGTGCCACTATCAGCTCAGCCCTCTCTCTGACAAGTGCAAAGTGAGGAGGATTTCGGTGTCGGCAGAAAAGGGATGTCCTTTAAGAAGCTGCATTTGAAAAAGGGATGTGAAGAGGGTTGGGAAGGCAGAGTGAAATCATCTGGCTGCTGGAAATTAGTTTCCCTTAGAAAActgtttaagtttttgttttgttttgttttgcctttttagggccgagcccatagc
The Phacochoerus africanus isolate WHEZ1 chromosome 14, ROS_Pafr_v1, whole genome shotgun sequence DNA segment above includes these coding regions:
- the LOC125114221 gene encoding 60S ribosomal protein L13a-like; the protein is MLPHKTKRRQAALDRLKVFGGIPPPYDKKKRMVVPATLKVVRLKPTWKFAYLGCLAHQVGWKYQEVTATLEKRKEKAKIHYQKKKQFMRLWK